One region of Dehalococcoidia bacterium genomic DNA includes:
- a CDS encoding penicillin-binding protein 2: MPKGNGSRFTWRFAALVGFLTLATAALVVRLAFIQIVHHDRYTVEAQAEHFHKQLVRSSRGAILDRNGFPLATTIDAFDVYVDRRAWRDDAPDRPRRAASALAPLLGKPEPALLARLLDTSEGPVGLLADGIDFEVGRAIQDLALPGISVVAATKRYYPEGDIASSLIGFLGRDHSGLAGLEADLDDILSGTPGAIYFERDSIGRPIAFGESRVEAGRPGADVRLTIDRYIQRLVEVELDKQIKDHQASGGSIIVMDPKTGAILAMASRPSFRLSQLSLEGEPPLDLFRNRAVTDLYEPGSVIKTITMAAAIDMGLVTPGTTYYDSGTVTKGGYTFKNWDFSANGTQTMVELLQKSLNTGAIWLSDLLGANNLYAYLKRFGFGESTYSGLGGEATGLLRTNKDSGWYPSDLATNSYGQGMAATPLQVITAIAAVINGGKLMRPYVIQEVDSSEGRRIYEPVIVRQAISEAASRTMVSMLNEVVDGNPVHKARIRGYRVGGKTGTTLVSIPTGYALDSTIASFVGFAPVEDPAFIMLVKIDQPQDDPLGGIVAAPVFGKLAPQILAYLNVPPSTGPAVRTAP, from the coding sequence GTGCCGAAGGGTAACGGCAGCAGGTTCACCTGGCGCTTCGCCGCGCTCGTAGGCTTCCTCACGCTTGCCACCGCAGCGCTCGTCGTTCGCCTCGCCTTCATTCAGATCGTCCACCACGACCGCTACACTGTCGAGGCCCAGGCCGAGCACTTCCACAAGCAGCTCGTCCGCTCCAGCCGCGGCGCGATCCTGGACCGGAACGGGTTTCCGCTGGCCACGACGATCGACGCTTTCGACGTCTACGTCGACCGGCGCGCCTGGCGTGACGACGCCCCCGACCGCCCCCGCCGCGCCGCGTCAGCCCTTGCGCCCCTGCTGGGCAAGCCCGAACCGGCGCTCCTGGCGAGGCTCCTGGACACCTCCGAGGGCCCCGTGGGCCTCCTCGCCGACGGCATCGACTTCGAGGTAGGGCGAGCGATCCAGGACCTGGCGCTTCCGGGCATCTCCGTGGTTGCCGCGACCAAGCGCTATTACCCAGAGGGCGACATCGCCTCCAGCCTCATCGGCTTCCTGGGCCGTGACCATTCCGGGCTCGCCGGGCTGGAAGCAGACCTCGACGACATCCTCAGCGGCACGCCCGGCGCCATCTACTTCGAGCGCGACAGCATAGGCCGCCCGATCGCCTTCGGCGAAAGCCGCGTCGAGGCCGGCCGCCCCGGCGCCGACGTCCGCCTCACCATCGACCGCTACATCCAGCGCCTGGTGGAGGTCGAGCTCGACAAGCAGATCAAGGACCACCAGGCCAGCGGCGGCTCGATCATCGTCATGGACCCGAAGACCGGCGCCATCCTCGCCATGGCCAGCCGGCCGAGCTTCCGGCTCTCGCAGCTCAGCCTTGAGGGAGAGCCGCCGCTAGACCTCTTCCGTAACCGGGCGGTGACTGACCTGTACGAGCCCGGCTCCGTGATCAAGACAATCACCATGGCCGCGGCCATCGACATGGGCCTGGTTACCCCCGGCACGACCTATTACGACAGCGGCACGGTCACGAAGGGCGGCTACACCTTCAAGAACTGGGACTTCAGCGCCAACGGCACCCAGACCATGGTCGAACTGCTCCAGAAGAGCCTCAATACGGGGGCTATCTGGCTCAGCGACCTCCTCGGGGCCAACAACCTCTACGCCTACCTCAAGCGCTTCGGCTTCGGCGAGTCCACGTACTCCGGGCTCGGCGGCGAGGCGACCGGCCTGCTCCGCACCAACAAAGACAGCGGTTGGTACCCCTCTGACCTCGCAACGAACAGCTACGGCCAGGGCATGGCGGCGACGCCGCTCCAGGTCATCACCGCCATCGCCGCCGTGATCAATGGCGGCAAGCTCATGCGGCCATACGTTATCCAGGAGGTAGACTCGAGCGAGGGGCGCCGCATTTACGAACCTGTTATCGTCAGGCAGGCGATCTCGGAGGCTGCTTCCAGGACAATGGTCTCGATGCTGAACGAGGTTGTCGACGGCAACCCCGTGCACAAGGCCCGCATCCGCGGCTACCGGGTCGGCGGCAAGACCGGCACGACGCTCGTCTCGATTCCCACCGGCTACGCCCTCGACTCGACCATTGCCTCGTTCGTCGGCTTCGCCCCGGTAGAGGACCCGGCTTTCATCATGCTCGTCAAGATCGACCAGCCCCAGGATGACCCTCTCGGCGGCATTGTCGCCGCGCCGGTCTTCGGCAAGCTGGCGCCTCAAATCCTCGCCTACCTCAACGTCCCGCCCAGCACGGGCCC